One part of the Pecten maximus chromosome 1, xPecMax1.1, whole genome shotgun sequence genome encodes these proteins:
- the LOC117325014 gene encoding 60S ribosomal protein L34-like, producing MVQRLTFRRRLSYNTNSNRRRVSKTPGGKLVYLYTKKLGSIPKCGGCKIKLHGITPARPKELMSMSKRLKSVTRAYGGSRCHKCVRERIVRAFLIEEQKIVVRVLKAQEAAKK from the exons ATGGTTCAGCGACTTACATTTCGCCGACGCTTGTCTTACAACACCAACAGCAACCGCAGGAGAGT ATCAAAGACTCCCG GTGGTAAGCTGGTATACTTATACACAAAGAAGCTTGGAAGCATCCCAAAATGTGGTGGTTGCAAAATCAAGTTACATGGG ATTACCCCAGCCAGACCTAAGGAGCTCATGTCAATGTCCAAACGCCTCAAGTCTGTAACCAGAGCATATGGTGGATCTAGGTGCCACAAATGTGTAAGAGAAAG GATTGTGCGTGCTTTCCTAATTGAAGAACAGAAGATTGTTGTCCGTGTTTTGAAGGCGCAGGAGGCagctaaaaaataa
- the LOC117324999 gene encoding vesicle transport through interaction with t-SNAREs homolog 1A-like isoform X2, producing the protein MASLIESYEQQYSSLTADITHNISKISNTHGAEKQKYIRQVDKLFDEVSELLEQMELEVKDLPSRDKQKYQTRVKSYKTELGKLQTDTRRAKLGIDSSRDELLGDDTHESEDQRKRLLDNTDSLDRSSRRLDHGYRIALETEEMGAQVLQDLSGQRQTIQRSRNRLEEMNSSLGKSSRVLSGMMRRIKLVGS; encoded by the exons ATGGCGTCACTGATCGAATCGTACGAGCAACAATATTCCAGCCTGACAGCTGATATTACTCACAATAttagtaaaatatcaaatacacatGGAG CTGAGAAGCAAAAATACATCAGACAGGTTGACAAACTGTTTGATGAGGTGTCCGaactg CTGGAACAGATGGAGTTGGAGGTGAAAGATTTaccatcaagagataaacagaaGTATCAGACTCGTgtcaaaagttataaaactgaGCTTGGAAAACTACAGACCGACACA CGGCGAGCTAAACTTGGTATAGATAGCAGTCGAGATGAGCTTCTAGGAGATGACACACATGAGTCTGAGGATCAG AGAAAAAGACTTTTGGACAACACAGATTCCCTGGATCGTTCTTCACGGCGGTTGGATCATGGATACAGAATTGCTCTGGAGACTG AGGAAATGGGTGCCCAAGTTTTACAGGACCTAAGTGGTCAAAGACAGACTATACAGCGATCAAGAAATAGG CTTGAAGAAATGAATAGCAGTCTCGGAAAAAGTTCTCGTGTCTTATCTGGGATGATGAGAAG